From a region of the Chitinophaga caseinilytica genome:
- a CDS encoding sialate O-acetylesterase codes for MLRYFIMTVLAGFHVVASAQVRLPDVLSDNMVLQRNDTATLWGWASPGEKIMVRTGWKSTPDSAVATANAIWSVKIKTPEAGGPYTITLRGSNTIELKNILIGEVWLCSGQSNMEWSGNHGLPDIKAELPVCADDQLRFFQVRKTTSEHPQDYVPGRWTSCDSNTLKPFSAVGYFFGKELRKKLGVPVALINSSWGGTPAEVWTPAELVSGVPELAAAAAKLNANPWWPVVAGKTFNAMIAPLTNFRIAGAIWYQGESNAATASTYKPLMETLIGAWRKAWGTDFPFYYVQIAPFKHGPGTLRGSLLREAQTQTLSYPKTAMAVITDLVADTNNIHPINKHDVGLRLANLALGDHYGQKVTAFKSPVYDHMEAKNNQIVIHFKHADNGLVLKGAAKEWYIAGADRKFVPADVKIKGNTVIVSGKGIAQPEAVRFSFNNAAIGNIFSKEGLPVGPFRTDSWPEQ; via the coding sequence ATGCTTCGATATTTTATAATGACCGTGCTGGCCGGGTTCCACGTTGTTGCCAGCGCACAGGTCCGCCTGCCGGACGTGCTTTCCGACAACATGGTGTTGCAGCGCAATGACACGGCTACCCTTTGGGGATGGGCTTCACCGGGCGAGAAAATCATGGTACGCACCGGGTGGAAATCGACGCCCGATTCCGCCGTGGCTACGGCCAACGCCATCTGGAGCGTGAAAATCAAAACCCCCGAAGCCGGCGGCCCCTACACTATCACATTGCGCGGCAGCAACACGATAGAACTGAAGAACATCCTCATCGGCGAAGTCTGGCTGTGCAGCGGCCAATCCAACATGGAATGGAGCGGCAACCACGGTTTGCCCGATATCAAAGCAGAACTGCCCGTTTGTGCAGACGATCAGCTGCGCTTCTTCCAGGTTCGCAAAACCACTTCAGAACATCCGCAGGATTACGTCCCCGGCCGGTGGACTTCCTGTGATTCCAATACCCTCAAGCCTTTCAGCGCGGTCGGTTATTTCTTCGGAAAAGAACTGCGCAAAAAACTCGGCGTTCCCGTGGCGCTCATCAACTCCAGCTGGGGCGGCACGCCCGCCGAAGTCTGGACACCGGCCGAACTGGTGAGCGGCGTACCCGAACTGGCGGCCGCCGCGGCGAAACTGAACGCCAATCCCTGGTGGCCGGTAGTTGCCGGTAAAACGTTCAACGCTATGATTGCTCCGCTCACTAATTTCCGCATCGCCGGCGCCATCTGGTACCAGGGCGAAAGCAATGCGGCCACCGCATCCACCTACAAACCGCTCATGGAAACGCTCATCGGCGCGTGGCGCAAGGCCTGGGGGACCGATTTTCCTTTCTATTACGTGCAGATCGCGCCGTTCAAACACGGGCCCGGCACGCTGAGGGGATCATTGCTGCGGGAAGCGCAAACCCAAACGCTGTCGTACCCCAAAACCGCCATGGCCGTTATCACGGATTTGGTGGCAGATACCAATAATATCCATCCCATTAACAAGCACGACGTCGGCCTTCGACTGGCGAACCTGGCGCTGGGAGACCATTACGGTCAAAAAGTGACGGCATTCAAAAGCCCGGTTTACGATCATATGGAAGCGAAAAACAACCAGATCGTCATCCATTTCAAGCATGCAGACAACGGGCTGGTGCTGAAAGGCGCGGCGAAGGAATGGTACATCGCCGGGGCCGACAGGAAATTCGTGCCGGCAGACGTGAAGATCAAGGGGAATACCGTAATCGTGTCTGGTAAAGGGATCGCGCAGCCCGAGGCTGTTCGTTTCTCGTTCAATAATGCTGCGATCGGCAACATTTTCAGTAAAGAAGGCCTGCCGGTCGGCCCGTTCCGGACAGACAGCTGGCCCGAGCAATAA
- the bglX gene encoding beta-glucosidase BglX: MKPILALFLLIASAAQAQQQRFLTALLQRMTLEEKIGQLNLLTSDMDVTGPFMKENYKQDILSGACGAIFNAYTPQYTRMLQDMAMKTRLKIPLLFGYDVIHGHKTIFPIPLGEACTWDMELMEKTARIAAEEASADGLHWTYSPMVDIARDPRWGRVAEGVGEDTWFGEQVAKAKVRGYQGTDLSAPNTVLACVKHFALYGAIEAGRDYNTVDMSRRQMYQFYLPPYKAAVRAGAATVMTSFNEVDGIPATGNHWLLTDLLRKEWGFKGFVVTDYTSINEMIPHGIVKNEYEAAELALKAGVDMDMQGSVYATQLKKLVEDKKVPVKLIDDAVMRILEAKYKLGLFQDPYRYCDTQRAAKVIMNGEFLQAARETAQKSIVLLKNEGQLLPLKSNQKIALIGPLGDAQRDMIGNWSAAGDFKKAVTLLQGLKAAGVNVSYAQGSDISADAQLMGKLGLQPGDADKLLQEALETARAADVVVLALGESQGMSGEAASRSDIGIPDAQKRLMEAVLQTGKPLVLALFNGRPMTLEWENAHIPAILETWFGGSQAGNAIADVLLGKFNPSGKLTMTFPRNTGQIPIYYNRKNTGRPMDANNKYTSKYLDVPNDPLFPFGFGLSYTTFAYGPVSLSARSMAMNGTLRATVTVSNTGNFDGYETVQLYLRDVTASVNRPLQELRGFKKIFLRKGERREVSFSISVDDLKFYDRDMQYVAEPGEFRVQIGPNSRDVQEVAFDLKP, encoded by the coding sequence ATGAAACCCATCCTCGCCCTTTTCCTGTTGATCGCCAGCGCCGCCCAGGCGCAGCAGCAACGCTTCCTCACCGCGCTCCTGCAACGCATGACGCTCGAGGAAAAGATAGGACAGCTCAACCTTCTCACGAGCGATATGGACGTGACCGGCCCGTTCATGAAGGAAAACTACAAACAGGACATCCTCAGTGGCGCATGTGGCGCCATTTTCAACGCATATACGCCGCAGTATACCCGCATGTTGCAGGACATGGCGATGAAGACCCGCCTCAAAATCCCGCTGCTGTTCGGTTACGACGTTATCCACGGTCATAAGACCATCTTCCCCATTCCCCTTGGCGAAGCCTGCACCTGGGATATGGAACTGATGGAAAAAACGGCGCGCATAGCGGCTGAAGAGGCGAGCGCAGACGGCCTCCACTGGACATACTCGCCCATGGTAGACATTGCCCGGGACCCCCGCTGGGGGCGCGTGGCGGAAGGCGTGGGAGAAGACACCTGGTTCGGCGAACAGGTGGCGAAAGCGAAAGTTCGCGGGTACCAGGGCACCGATCTTTCCGCCCCCAACACCGTACTGGCCTGCGTCAAGCATTTCGCGCTGTACGGCGCTATTGAAGCGGGAAGGGATTATAACACGGTGGATATGAGCCGCCGGCAGATGTACCAGTTTTACCTTCCGCCGTACAAAGCCGCCGTGCGGGCGGGTGCCGCAACGGTGATGACTTCCTTCAACGAGGTAGACGGCATCCCCGCCACCGGCAACCACTGGCTGCTCACCGATCTGCTCCGAAAGGAATGGGGCTTCAAAGGGTTTGTGGTGACGGATTACACGTCTATCAACGAAATGATACCGCACGGCATCGTGAAAAACGAGTACGAAGCCGCGGAACTGGCCCTCAAAGCCGGCGTGGACATGGATATGCAGGGAAGCGTCTATGCCACACAGCTCAAAAAACTGGTCGAAGACAAGAAAGTGCCGGTCAAACTGATCGACGATGCCGTGATGCGCATCCTCGAAGCGAAATACAAGCTCGGTCTTTTCCAGGATCCTTACCGCTACTGCGATACCCAGCGCGCCGCAAAGGTGATCATGAACGGGGAATTCCTGCAGGCCGCGCGGGAAACGGCGCAGAAAAGTATCGTGTTGCTGAAGAACGAAGGGCAGTTGCTGCCGTTGAAATCCAATCAGAAAATAGCGCTCATCGGTCCGCTGGGCGATGCACAACGGGATATGATCGGCAACTGGTCGGCCGCGGGCGATTTTAAAAAGGCGGTGACGCTGCTGCAGGGATTGAAAGCTGCGGGCGTGAACGTTTCCTACGCCCAGGGCTCCGACATTTCAGCGGATGCGCAATTGATGGGAAAATTAGGCTTGCAGCCGGGCGATGCGGACAAGTTGCTGCAGGAAGCATTGGAAACGGCGCGTGCGGCGGATGTGGTAGTGCTGGCGCTGGGAGAATCGCAGGGGATGAGCGGGGAAGCCGCGAGCCGTTCGGATATCGGTATCCCCGACGCGCAGAAACGCCTGATGGAAGCCGTGTTGCAGACCGGGAAACCCTTAGTGCTGGCGCTCTTCAACGGCCGCCCCATGACGCTCGAATGGGAAAACGCCCACATTCCCGCGATCCTCGAAACCTGGTTCGGCGGCTCGCAAGCCGGCAACGCCATCGCGGATGTGCTCCTCGGGAAATTCAATCCATCCGGCAAACTGACCATGACCTTCCCCCGGAACACCGGTCAGATCCCCATCTACTACAACCGTAAAAACACCGGCCGCCCGATGGACGCCAATAATAAATATACGTCAAAATACCTCGACGTTCCCAACGATCCGCTGTTCCCCTTCGGCTTCGGCCTCAGCTACACCACTTTCGCATACGGCCCCGTTTCCCTCAGCGCCAGATCCATGGCCATGAACGGAACGCTCCGCGCCACCGTCACCGTATCCAACACAGGAAATTTCGACGGCTACGAAACCGTGCAGCTGTATCTGCGCGACGTAACCGCCAGCGTCAACCGCCCGTTGCAGGAACTGCGCGGGTTCAAAAAGATTTTTCTGCGGAAAGGGGAGCGGCGGGAAGTGAGTTTCAGCATATCCGTCGATGACCTCAAATTCTACGACCGCGATATGCAATACGTAGCCGAGCCCGGTGAATTCCGGGTACAGATCGGCCCCAACAGCCGGGATGTACAGGAGGTGGCTTTCGACCTGAAACCCTGA
- a CDS encoding response regulator → MIATILVVDDHPGIRENVAEILTLAGYKALEAENGKQAVEMAREHRPDLIICDIMMPELDGYGVLHMLRKYPETEHIPFIFVTAKTDRSDWRKGMEMGADDYITKPFEDVELLTAIETRLKKQQFLQEKFAAARTQSIGTMLQDWQASGLLQLDLDSFELVPYAKKQPVYREGKHPQFLYYVKSGKVKAFRLNDDGKEYITNLFGQGDYFGYVPLLEDHVYDENAEALDQTELVQIPKEVFLEQLLNDISVARTFIKRIAQEVKEKEDRLLQLAYDSLRKRVANGLLAIHDKLHLEQQPDALIELSRDDIARFVGTATESLIRTLSDFKSEKLIEMQGTRIRIVQPELLRKLLY, encoded by the coding sequence ATGATAGCGACGATCCTGGTAGTAGACGATCATCCCGGCATTCGGGAAAACGTAGCCGAAATCCTCACGCTCGCAGGGTACAAGGCCCTCGAAGCAGAAAACGGCAAACAGGCCGTCGAAATGGCCCGCGAACACCGGCCCGACCTCATCATCTGCGATATTATGATGCCCGAGCTCGATGGCTACGGCGTATTGCATATGCTCCGCAAATACCCCGAAACCGAGCACATCCCGTTCATCTTCGTGACAGCGAAAACCGACCGGAGCGATTGGCGGAAAGGAATGGAAATGGGGGCAGACGATTACATCACCAAACCGTTCGAAGACGTGGAACTGCTGACGGCCATCGAAACACGCCTCAAAAAGCAACAGTTCCTCCAGGAAAAATTCGCCGCCGCCAGAACACAGTCTATCGGCACGATGCTCCAGGACTGGCAGGCTTCCGGCCTCCTCCAGCTCGATCTGGACAGCTTCGAACTGGTGCCCTACGCCAAGAAACAACCCGTTTACCGCGAAGGCAAACACCCGCAGTTCCTTTACTACGTGAAAAGCGGTAAAGTGAAAGCCTTCCGCCTCAACGACGACGGGAAAGAATACATCACCAACCTTTTCGGACAGGGCGATTATTTCGGATATGTGCCGCTGCTCGAAGACCATGTCTACGATGAAAACGCCGAAGCCCTCGACCAGACGGAGCTTGTGCAAATCCCGAAAGAAGTGTTCCTCGAACAGTTGCTGAACGATATCAGCGTGGCGCGCACCTTCATCAAGCGCATCGCGCAGGAAGTAAAGGAAAAGGAAGACCGCCTGCTGCAGCTCGCCTACGATTCGCTGCGCAAGCGCGTGGCCAACGGCCTGCTGGCCATTCACGACAAGCTCCACCTGGAACAGCAGCCCGACGCGCTCATCGAGCTTTCCCGCGACGATATCGCGCGGTTCGTGGGCACGGCAACGGAATCGCTCATCCGTACGCTCAGCGATTTCAAATCGGAAAAACTGATCGAAATGCAGGGCACGCGCATCCGTATCGTTCAACCCGAGCTGCTGCGCAAACTGCTGTACTGA
- a CDS encoding HAMP domain-containing sensor histidine kinase, which produces MQNMFHFGQRQTLVISIFIMLVTACLLVWRPDYNFFDGGLITAILLTIFIKKDAPTRFMGIACTVLVVVIACLPHRNPNLAEVFIEHFFSLILVISSTLLVLFLKRLYRTMQELNQALEKEVEKRTANLELALSHLASSQAELKEALEKEKELNEIKSRFVSMASHEFRTPLSAILSSAALIAKYPNTDDQPRREKHVGKIRESVIHLNELLEDTLSLGRIEEGKVHVHPEKISLSAFALETADEVQGLLKPGQMLQPDVQANLEVISDKRLLKHIFVNLLTNAIKFSPAGTAIGWKLREENGRILAEVADQGMGIPEEDKAYLFSSFFRARNVTNIQGTGLGLHIVKRYVDMLHGEIGVESELNRGTTISINFPNLPST; this is translated from the coding sequence ATGCAGAATATGTTCCACTTCGGCCAACGGCAAACGCTCGTCATCTCCATCTTCATCATGCTGGTGACCGCGTGCCTGCTGGTTTGGCGGCCAGACTACAACTTCTTCGACGGGGGGCTCATCACGGCGATCCTCCTCACTATCTTCATCAAGAAAGACGCGCCCACCCGTTTCATGGGCATCGCGTGCACGGTGCTGGTAGTGGTGATCGCCTGCCTGCCGCACAGGAATCCCAACCTGGCGGAAGTGTTCATCGAGCACTTCTTCTCCCTCATCCTCGTTATCAGCTCCACCCTGCTCGTGCTTTTCCTGAAACGGCTGTACCGCACCATGCAGGAGCTGAACCAGGCGCTGGAAAAGGAAGTGGAAAAAAGGACCGCCAACCTCGAGCTCGCCCTGTCCCACCTCGCCTCTTCGCAGGCGGAACTGAAAGAAGCACTGGAGAAGGAAAAGGAGCTCAACGAGATCAAATCCCGGTTCGTGTCTATGGCCTCGCACGAATTCCGCACCCCGCTCAGCGCTATCCTTTCCTCCGCCGCACTGATCGCCAAGTATCCCAATACGGACGATCAGCCCCGCCGGGAAAAACACGTGGGCAAAATCCGCGAGTCCGTCATCCACCTCAACGAATTGCTGGAAGACACCCTTTCCCTGGGCCGCATCGAAGAAGGGAAAGTGCACGTCCATCCCGAAAAAATTTCCCTGTCCGCCTTCGCGCTGGAAACCGCCGACGAAGTGCAGGGCCTCCTCAAACCCGGACAGATGCTGCAGCCAGACGTGCAGGCCAACCTGGAAGTGATATCCGACAAGCGATTGCTCAAACATATTTTCGTGAACCTCCTCACCAACGCCATCAAGTTCTCGCCGGCCGGCACCGCCATCGGATGGAAGCTCCGGGAAGAGAACGGGCGAATTCTCGCCGAAGTGGCAGACCAGGGCATGGGGATTCCCGAAGAAGACAAAGCCTACCTGTTCAGCAGCTTCTTCCGCGCCCGTAACGTGACCAACATCCAGGGCACCGGCCTCGGCCTGCACATCGTGAAACGATATGTAGACATGCTCCATGGCGAAATCGGCGTGGAAAGCGAACTGAACAGGGGCACCACCATTTCCATCAATTTCCCAAACCTTCCATCAACATGA
- a CDS encoding prolyl oligopeptidase family serine peptidase: MKKLFTFLLLTTALRVSAQNELARPLPFLDKITDFCGFTCYEGRFEGRAAKIVVPHGEPAAGKPWVWRARFWGHEPQADSVLLTRGFHVVYCDVAEMFANEKCLGIWDRFYKALRSAGFAQKAAMFGFSRGGFYVYRWAARYPERVACVYADAPVLDIRSWPLGEGAGPGDAKTWQTFLNDFGYTSEKAAKRFRGNPVDLVAEIVRGKYPMLHVCGEADEVVPMAENTDIFEQKIKARGGNIRVIRKPGVGHHPHSLKDPTEIVTFVMSACQ; this comes from the coding sequence ATGAAAAAGCTGTTTACATTCCTGCTCTTAACCACGGCGCTGCGGGTTTCCGCGCAGAACGAACTTGCCAGGCCGCTACCTTTTCTCGACAAGATCACCGATTTCTGCGGGTTCACCTGCTACGAAGGCCGTTTCGAAGGGCGCGCCGCGAAGATCGTGGTGCCGCACGGGGAGCCTGCGGCGGGGAAGCCCTGGGTCTGGCGCGCCCGGTTTTGGGGGCACGAGCCGCAGGCAGACAGTGTTTTGCTGACCCGCGGGTTCCATGTCGTGTATTGCGATGTGGCGGAAATGTTCGCCAACGAGAAGTGCCTGGGCATCTGGGACCGTTTCTATAAAGCACTCCGGTCTGCCGGCTTCGCGCAGAAAGCCGCCATGTTCGGGTTCAGCCGGGGCGGGTTTTACGTGTACCGCTGGGCCGCGCGCTATCCCGAACGGGTAGCCTGCGTTTATGCAGACGCGCCCGTGCTGGATATCCGCTCCTGGCCGCTCGGGGAAGGCGCCGGGCCGGGAGACGCCAAAACCTGGCAAACGTTCCTCAACGATTTCGGTTATACGTCCGAAAAAGCCGCCAAACGCTTCCGCGGCAATCCGGTAGACCTGGTAGCGGAGATCGTCCGCGGGAAATACCCCATGCTGCACGTTTGCGGCGAGGCAGATGAAGTGGTGCCCATGGCCGAAAACACCGATATTTTCGAGCAGAAAATAAAAGCCCGGGGCGGCAACATCCGCGTGATCCGCAAGCCCGGCGTAGGCCACCACCCGCACAGCCTGAAAGACCCCACGGAAATAGTGACTTTCGTCATGTCGGCCTGCCAATAG
- a CDS encoding mechanosensitive ion channel family protein: MHRWKFYGLVLCLLTAMAAGAQDSLLSAPVLFRGDTLFLLQTAPHNISVSERAALIGGRISSMYAQHDFRPDSLILTEDSLASRILYKGQVVMTITSADAAVSDLDRPTLARNYLTLIREKTGDLQSFSSMKQVLLFAAEALAVIAGLVLLIWLLNKLYRRVKLRYARRSYKPFVAGSYTLLSGERVRGLWLKTLAIIRLAVFLIIIYLALPVLFSIFPWTEKLADRLLTYVLDPLKDIFRNIAAYIPNLLTILVIWLFTRYIIKLVKFMAGEIERGVLQIRGFYPDWAQPTYNIVKVLLYLFMFVAIYPYLPGSGSRVFQGVSVFLGLLISIGSSSAIGNMVAGIVITYMRPFRIGERIRVGDVTGDVIEKNLLVTRIRTIKNEDVTIPNAVILGGQTINYSSCAQQQGLILHVEVTIGYDSPWPHIHKLLLASAAKTEGLLSEPKPFVLQTALSDYYVNYQLNAYTHEPERMAVIYSELYKNILDTFHEAGQEIMSPAYQAYRDGNSPAIPKKE; encoded by the coding sequence ATGCACCGATGGAAATTTTACGGGCTTGTCCTGTGCCTCCTCACCGCAATGGCTGCCGGGGCGCAGGACAGCCTTCTTTCCGCACCGGTACTTTTCCGGGGCGACACGCTCTTCCTCCTGCAAACCGCCCCGCATAATATCAGCGTCAGTGAAAGAGCGGCGCTGATCGGGGGAAGGATTTCCTCGATGTATGCCCAGCACGACTTCCGGCCGGATTCACTGATATTGACGGAAGACTCGCTGGCATCGCGCATTTTGTACAAAGGGCAGGTGGTGATGACCATCACTTCGGCCGATGCGGCGGTTTCCGATCTCGACAGGCCAACATTGGCGCGGAATTACCTGACACTGATCCGGGAAAAGACCGGCGACCTGCAATCGTTCTCGAGCATGAAGCAGGTGCTGCTGTTCGCTGCGGAGGCGCTCGCTGTGATCGCGGGGCTAGTACTGCTGATCTGGCTGCTGAACAAATTGTACCGGCGCGTGAAACTCCGGTATGCCCGCCGCAGTTACAAACCTTTCGTAGCGGGCTCGTATACCCTGCTTTCCGGCGAGCGGGTGCGGGGGCTGTGGCTCAAAACGCTGGCCATCATCCGGCTGGCGGTATTCCTTATCATCATTTACCTGGCGCTCCCGGTGCTGTTCAGCATTTTCCCCTGGACGGAGAAGCTGGCCGACCGGTTGCTGACATACGTGCTCGATCCGTTGAAGGATATTTTCCGCAACATAGCCGCCTACATCCCGAACCTGCTCACGATCCTCGTGATCTGGCTGTTTACCCGGTACATCATCAAGCTGGTCAAATTCATGGCGGGCGAGATCGAAAGAGGGGTTTTGCAGATCAGGGGTTTTTACCCGGATTGGGCGCAGCCGACCTATAACATCGTCAAAGTGCTGTTGTACCTCTTCATGTTCGTTGCGATCTATCCATACCTGCCGGGCTCGGGATCGCGGGTGTTCCAGGGCGTTTCGGTATTCCTGGGATTGCTGATCTCGATCGGCTCTTCTTCCGCCATCGGCAATATGGTGGCCGGCATCGTGATTACTTACATGCGGCCATTCAGGATCGGGGAAAGGATCAGGGTGGGCGATGTGACGGGCGATGTCATCGAAAAAAACCTGCTCGTCACCCGTATCCGCACCATTAAAAACGAAGATGTGACGATCCCCAATGCCGTGATCCTCGGCGGGCAAACGATCAATTACTCTTCCTGCGCGCAGCAACAGGGGCTGATCCTTCATGTGGAAGTGACGATCGGCTACGATTCCCCCTGGCCGCACATCCACAAGCTCCTGCTGGCATCCGCCGCCAAAACGGAAGGCCTGCTTTCCGAGCCCAAACCGTTCGTGCTGCAGACGGCCCTGAGCGACTATTACGTCAATTACCAGCTGAACGCCTACACCCACGAGCCGGAGCGAATGGCCGTCATTTATTCGGAGCTCTATAAAAACATCCTCGATACCTTCCACGAAGCGGGGCAGGAGATCATGTCGCCCGCCTACCAGGCTTACCGCGACGGCAATTCGCCGGCCATCCCGAAAAAAGAATAA
- a CDS encoding erythromycin esterase family protein yields MKRIYLPLLALLCLCANVSAQKPITLSSTDPAADYADLLPLKNQLSHATVIGAGEGTHGSREFFRMKHRLFRFLAEEMGFTVFAMEDSPIGAALIQQFIDTGEGNPVAIIREHFHKVYQVKELSDLVYWMRDYNLHHDKKLRFAGFDCQQMHYFHQQLSGLSTQYDLQCFAPLLNYTADTGITFSKAMEPIIRICDSLKRVLPASMNGVPEADWKLARFCLNNILAAAHEFRMQQDDWEQSFNTRDSMMANNIFWLAEKYKGEKMMLWAHNSHLGNVYSDSGFTFRPMGEHLRKVYGQRYQNIAMLTGSGTYRALPDHHVEPDTAHAIVPPIAGSAEAQLQAYKIPMFILPLHKSGIRGRMRTIGSIASEYQFTLWPVALRERFNWVVYLEKTSSAATL; encoded by the coding sequence ATGAAACGCATCTACCTGCCGTTACTGGCATTGCTATGCCTGTGCGCGAACGTTTCCGCACAAAAGCCCATCACCCTTTCCTCGACCGATCCGGCGGCGGATTACGCCGACCTCCTTCCGCTAAAAAATCAATTGTCGCACGCCACTGTGATCGGTGCGGGGGAAGGGACGCATGGCTCGCGGGAATTTTTCCGGATGAAGCACCGCCTGTTCAGGTTCCTCGCCGAAGAAATGGGGTTCACGGTGTTCGCTATGGAAGACAGTCCGATCGGCGCCGCGCTCATCCAGCAATTCATCGACACCGGCGAAGGCAATCCCGTCGCCATTATCCGCGAGCATTTCCACAAAGTGTACCAGGTGAAGGAACTGTCGGACCTCGTGTACTGGATGCGGGATTACAACCTGCATCACGACAAAAAACTCCGCTTCGCGGGATTCGACTGTCAGCAGATGCATTATTTTCACCAGCAACTGTCGGGGCTTTCCACCCAATACGACCTGCAATGTTTCGCCCCTTTGCTGAATTACACGGCCGATACGGGCATCACGTTCAGCAAAGCCATGGAGCCCATCATCCGCATCTGCGACAGCCTTAAACGCGTGCTGCCCGCCAGCATGAACGGTGTCCCGGAAGCCGACTGGAAGCTCGCGCGCTTTTGCCTGAACAATATCCTCGCCGCCGCGCATGAATTCCGTATGCAGCAAGACGATTGGGAACAATCCTTCAACACCCGCGATTCCATGATGGCCAACAACATTTTCTGGCTCGCGGAGAAATACAAGGGGGAAAAGATGATGCTCTGGGCGCATAATTCCCATCTCGGCAACGTGTATTCCGATTCGGGATTCACTTTCCGGCCGATGGGCGAACATTTGCGCAAGGTGTACGGCCAGCGGTACCAGAACATCGCCATGCTGACGGGATCCGGCACTTATCGCGCGCTGCCAGACCATCATGTGGAACCCGATACCGCCCACGCCATCGTACCGCCCATCGCGGGATCGGCGGAAGCGCAGCTCCAGGCTTACAAAATCCCCATGTTCATCCTTCCCCTGCATAAATCCGGTATCCGCGGCCGGATGCGCACCATCGGCTCCATTGCGTCGGAATACCAGTTCACCTTGTGGCCCGTGGCTTTGCGCGAGCGGTTCAACTGGGTCGTGTACCTGGAAAAAACATCGTCTGCCGCAACGCTCTGA
- a CDS encoding LytTR family DNA-binding domain-containing protein, with translation MIQALIIDDERLARNDLRGVLKSFPQVEITGEAANIREAERLIAELRPQLLFLDIEMPEGTGFQLLENLDVAPHVIFTTAYDAHAIRAFEINALDYLLKPVTEKRLQEALARIPPASPAAPATAYLPIHEKIFVKDGDRCWFIPLADIRLLEAADDYVRLRFGKHTALLARSLQSFEPRLDPQYFFRASRRHIVNLQHVQSVSLLPSQLLQLEMSDGSLVPLSRRQTVLFRELRGI, from the coding sequence ATGATCCAGGCATTGATCATAGACGACGAAAGGCTCGCCCGCAACGATCTCCGCGGGGTGCTCAAATCCTTTCCGCAAGTGGAGATCACGGGAGAGGCCGCCAACATCCGGGAGGCGGAAAGGCTCATCGCGGAGCTTCGCCCACAGTTGCTTTTCCTCGACATCGAAATGCCGGAAGGCACCGGTTTCCAACTGCTGGAAAACCTCGATGTGGCCCCGCACGTCATCTTCACTACGGCTTACGACGCCCATGCCATCCGCGCCTTCGAGATCAATGCGCTCGATTACCTGCTGAAGCCCGTCACCGAAAAACGGCTACAGGAAGCCCTCGCGCGCATACCGCCAGCTTCGCCCGCAGCGCCCGCAACCGCCTACCTTCCCATCCACGAAAAAATATTCGTGAAAGACGGCGACCGTTGCTGGTTCATTCCCCTGGCAGACATCCGGCTGCTGGAAGCGGCCGACGACTATGTGCGCCTCCGTTTCGGGAAGCACACGGCCCTGCTGGCCCGCAGCCTGCAATCGTTCGAGCCCCGGCTCGACCCGCAGTATTTCTTCCGCGCCAGCCGCCGCCACATCGTGAACCTGCAGCACGTGCAGTCGGTTTCCCTGCTGCCTTCGCAATTGCTGCAACTGGAAATGAGCGATGGTTCCCTCGTTCCGCTGAGCCGCAGACAGACCGTCCTTTTCCGCGAACTACGCGGTATATAA